One window from the genome of Nocardioides panaciterrulae encodes:
- a CDS encoding M15 family metallopeptidase translates to MRLGSRTLTSLLAVLTVLASTLVGTGLVGTGLPARAEEPPPTTLTLAGEPAHADQAVPLQVDLVQSGDEAPVAGAQVVVERRTDGAWATLGPVVTDEAGHAEVEATLARRKEDNVFRASYAGDPGHAPAETGPVQVALQRRDSRVRLTGPDSVVDEDRVSLQVRWTAGDGTPVSGPVAVYRRKAGGAWKHVLDVATDDRGQATFSARPRTDTQWRATAPRLDWVRAGRSPVHAVDNLPPGRPVALPGRAPRPRVHVPTQPHAKGAGAHVVTTRIPAAVWRQMVGRTWHPGCPVGRASLRLVRMNYWDFRGYRRRGELVANADAAGRIAGALAEMYDDRLPIRSMYREDRFGWSQRVHGADDFRSMAAGNTSVFNCREVVNRPGVRSPHAWGRALDLNTWENPYRSARGIVPDTWWQSHSHPRVAWRSSRHQVVQIMARHGLRWTYGLGDTQHFDAPAGNGRYAARPAGCRGVCE, encoded by the coding sequence ATGCGACTCGGGTCACGCACCCTCACCAGCCTCCTCGCGGTCCTCACCGTCCTCGCCAGCACGCTCGTCGGCACCGGGCTGGTCGGCACCGGCCTGCCGGCCCGGGCCGAGGAGCCGCCCCCGACCACGCTCACGCTCGCCGGGGAGCCGGCGCACGCCGACCAGGCCGTGCCGCTGCAGGTCGACCTGGTGCAGTCCGGCGACGAGGCCCCGGTGGCCGGCGCGCAGGTCGTGGTCGAGCGGCGCACCGACGGCGCCTGGGCGACGCTCGGCCCGGTCGTCACCGACGAGGCCGGCCACGCCGAGGTCGAGGCGACGCTGGCCCGCCGCAAGGAGGACAACGTGTTCCGGGCGTCGTACGCCGGGGACCCGGGGCACGCGCCGGCCGAGACCGGCCCCGTGCAGGTCGCCCTGCAGCGCCGCGACAGCCGGGTGCGGCTCACCGGACCCGACTCGGTCGTCGACGAGGACCGGGTGAGCCTGCAGGTGCGCTGGACCGCCGGCGACGGCACGCCGGTGAGCGGGCCGGTGGCCGTCTACCGCCGCAAGGCCGGCGGCGCCTGGAAGCACGTGCTCGACGTCGCCACCGACGACCGCGGGCAGGCGACGTTCTCGGCGCGGCCGCGCACCGACACCCAGTGGCGAGCGACCGCGCCCCGGCTGGACTGGGTCCGCGCCGGCCGCAGCCCCGTGCACGCCGTCGACAACCTGCCGCCCGGGCGACCGGTGGCGCTGCCCGGCCGGGCGCCGCGGCCCCGCGTGCACGTGCCCACGCAGCCGCACGCGAAGGGCGCGGGCGCGCACGTCGTGACCACGCGGATCCCCGCCGCGGTGTGGCGCCAGATGGTGGGCCGGACCTGGCACCCCGGCTGTCCGGTCGGCCGCGCCTCGCTGCGCCTGGTCCGGATGAACTACTGGGACTTCCGGGGCTATCGCCGCCGGGGCGAGCTGGTCGCCAACGCCGACGCGGCGGGGCGGATCGCGGGCGCGCTGGCCGAGATGTACGACGACCGGCTGCCGATCCGCTCGATGTATCGCGAGGACCGCTTCGGCTGGTCGCAGCGGGTCCACGGGGCCGACGACTTCCGGTCGATGGCCGCGGGCAACACCTCCGTGTTCAACTGCCGCGAGGTCGTCAACCGGCCCGGGGTCCGCTCCCCGCACGCCTGGGGGCGCGCCCTGGACCTCAACACCTGGGAGAACCCCTACCGCTCGGCCCGCGGCATCGTGCCCGACACCTGGTGGCAGTCGCACTCGCACCCGCGGGTCGCCTGGCGCTCCAGTCGCCACCAGGTGGTGCAGATCATGGCCCGGCACGGCCTGCGCTGGACCTACGGCCTCGGCGACACCCAGCACTTCGACGCGCCGGCCGGCAACGGCCGCTACGCCGCCCGGCCGGCCGGCTGCCGTGGGGTCTGCGAGTGA
- a CDS encoding TetR/AcrR family transcriptional regulator: MTKSSVSRLVPKVPHVPGASRRQEYSASTKRALVDVAEELFTTNGYAATSLDAVVAGARVTKGALYHHFSGKQALFEAVFERTEADASRTIQESLRGHRDPWEKARAGLRAFLGVVQEPRYRRIVIQEGPSVLGYERYREQEERSTFANVLDIVEGVLSASTWDLDDAMVQTFARIFFGAMSSAGESVSSADDPVAAAARVETAIGVILAGFRELVDHGAALPTSP; encoded by the coding sequence ATGACGAAGTCCTCGGTCTCCCGGCTGGTGCCCAAGGTCCCGCACGTGCCCGGGGCGAGCCGGCGGCAGGAGTACTCCGCCTCCACCAAGCGCGCGCTGGTCGACGTGGCCGAGGAGCTGTTCACCACCAACGGCTACGCCGCGACCTCGCTGGACGCGGTCGTCGCGGGCGCCCGGGTGACCAAGGGCGCGCTCTACCACCACTTCAGCGGCAAGCAGGCGCTGTTCGAGGCCGTCTTCGAGCGCACCGAGGCCGACGCGTCCCGCACCATCCAGGAGTCGCTGCGCGGCCACCGGGACCCGTGGGAGAAGGCGCGCGCCGGGCTGCGGGCCTTCCTCGGCGTCGTGCAGGAGCCGCGCTACCGCCGGATCGTGATCCAGGAGGGGCCCTCGGTGCTCGGCTACGAGCGCTACCGCGAGCAGGAGGAGCGCTCGACCTTCGCCAACGTCCTCGACATCGTCGAGGGAGTCCTGAGCGCGAGCACCTGGGACCTCGACGACGCGATGGTGCAGACCTTCGCCCGGATCTTCTTCGGGGCGATGTCCTCGGCGGGCGAGTCGGTCTCCAGCGCCGACGACCCCGTGGCCGCGGCCGCGCGGGTCGAGACCGCGATCGGGGTGATCCTCGCCGGGTTCCGCGAGCTGGTGGACCACGGCGCCGCGCTGCCCACCAGCCCCTGA
- a CDS encoding C40 family peptidase: protein MSVRLRALLALPAILASVLTAAVTTDAATAPAANAASHHHGHHHRHHGHHHAHHAHHHSQHASHHAAGQPTKILHARNIALQHVGAPYKWGAAGPHAFDCSGLVYYSYRHAGLSVPRTAAEQSGVARHIPRSQMKSGDFLFFSNGSGVYHVAIFLHWANGHAVMLQAPRPGERVQRAVPWTNSWFAGTLRGR, encoded by the coding sequence ATGTCCGTACGCCTGCGCGCCCTCCTCGCGCTGCCCGCCATCCTCGCCAGCGTGCTCACCGCCGCGGTCACCACCGACGCAGCCACCGCCCCCGCGGCCAACGCAGCGAGCCACCACCACGGCCACCACCACCGCCACCATGGCCACCACCACGCGCATCACGCGCATCACCACAGCCAGCACGCGTCGCACCACGCCGCCGGCCAGCCCACCAAGATCCTGCACGCCCGCAACATCGCGCTGCAGCACGTGGGTGCGCCGTACAAGTGGGGCGCCGCCGGCCCGCACGCCTTCGACTGCTCCGGGCTGGTCTACTACAGCTACCGCCACGCCGGCCTCTCCGTGCCGCGGACCGCGGCCGAGCAGTCCGGCGTCGCGCGGCACATCCCGCGCAGCCAGATGAAGAGCGGGGACTTCTTGTTCTTCAGCAACGGAAGTGGCGTCTACCACGTCGCGATCTTCCTGCACTGGGCGAACGGGCACGCCGTGATGCTGCAAGCGCCGCGCCCCGGCGAGCGCGTGCAGCGGGCCGTCCCCTGGACCAACAGCTGGTTCGCGGGCACCCTGCGGGGCCGCTGA
- the galE gene encoding UDP-glucose 4-epimerase GalE produces MRVLVSGGAGYIGSHTVLPLLEAGHEVLVVDDFSMSKPTVVNRVEELSGVHVPVHALDLTDTEKTDHLFATERIDAVVHFAGFKAVGESVEKPLDYYTNNLDTTFSLLRAMRRHGVRRLVFSSSATVYGDAPVPYREDHEPLVAANPYGRTKVMIEHVLTDVARAGDLRVALLRYFNPVGAHPSGRMGEDPQGIPNNLVPFLAQVAVGRREKLSVFGDDYPTADGTCERDYIHVQDLAAGHVAALEHLDAMATPVRAYNLGSGRGTSVLEVLHAFERAVGRPIPHEIVGRRAGDLPAYWADPSRAAEELGWRTERGIDDMCADVWRWQSANPEGYPVG; encoded by the coding sequence ATGCGCGTCCTGGTCTCCGGGGGTGCCGGCTATATCGGCTCCCACACCGTCCTGCCCCTGCTCGAGGCCGGTCACGAGGTGCTGGTCGTCGACGACTTCTCGATGAGCAAGCCCACCGTGGTCAACCGCGTGGAGGAGCTGTCCGGCGTGCACGTGCCGGTGCACGCGCTCGACCTGACCGACACCGAGAAGACCGACCACCTGTTCGCCACCGAGCGGATCGACGCGGTCGTGCACTTCGCCGGGTTCAAGGCGGTCGGGGAGAGCGTCGAGAAGCCGCTGGACTACTACACCAACAACCTCGACACCACGTTCTCGTTGCTGCGGGCGATGCGACGCCACGGCGTGCGCCGGCTGGTCTTCTCCTCCTCGGCGACGGTGTACGGCGACGCGCCGGTGCCGTACCGCGAGGACCACGAGCCGCTGGTCGCCGCCAACCCCTACGGCCGCACCAAGGTGATGATCGAGCACGTGCTCACCGACGTCGCGCGGGCCGGGGACCTGCGGGTCGCGCTGCTGCGCTACTTCAACCCGGTCGGGGCGCACCCGTCCGGGCGGATGGGCGAGGACCCGCAGGGCATCCCGAACAACCTGGTGCCGTTCCTCGCCCAGGTCGCGGTGGGGCGCCGGGAGAAGCTGTCGGTCTTCGGTGACGACTACCCCACCGCGGACGGCACCTGCGAGCGCGACTACATCCACGTCCAGGACCTCGCGGCGGGGCACGTCGCCGCGCTGGAGCACCTCGACGCCATGGCCACCCCGGTGCGGGCCTACAACCTCGGCAGCGGCCGGGGTACCAGCGTGCTCGAGGTGCTGCACGCGTTCGAGCGGGCCGTCGGGCGTCCGATCCCGCACGAGATCGTGGGCCGCCGGGCCGGCGACCTCCCGGCGTACTGGGCCGACCCGTCCCGGGCCGCGGAGGAGCTCGGCTGGCGCACCGAGCGCGGCATCGACGACATGTGCGCCGACGTGTGGCGCTGGCAGTCGGCCAACCCCGAGGGCTACCCCGTCGGCTGA
- a CDS encoding DUF3048 domain-containing protein: MRRAPLPLAVLVSASLLLAGCGGGDDGSPSSESSSPAAQKVAGGATLDATWPLTGLPVSGDQSASQDHPVLVAKMDNTASSAPQIGLGKADMVVEELVEGGLTRLAAFYYSQIPGTVGPVRSMRASDVGIVSPVDADVVTSGAAPRTIALIKNAGIRFFGEGTKGFARDNSRPAPYNLFANLSEVASTIKQGDKRPADYLPWGDEKDLPKGVAAKTMAAQFSGGHTTDWVYRGGGYINENTYAADGDEFPADTVLVLRVQEGDAGYLDPAGNHVPETKLVGKGAAMLFHGGRMVRGTWSKDKLDSPLQLSTKGGKLTVPAGHTWIELVPAQGGNVTFKK, encoded by the coding sequence GTGCGCCGTGCCCCCCTGCCCCTCGCCGTCCTGGTCAGCGCGAGCCTGCTGCTCGCCGGCTGTGGAGGCGGTGACGACGGGAGCCCGTCCTCCGAGAGCTCCTCGCCCGCCGCGCAGAAGGTCGCCGGCGGCGCCACGCTGGACGCCACCTGGCCGCTGACCGGGTTGCCGGTCTCCGGCGACCAGAGCGCCTCGCAGGACCACCCGGTGCTGGTGGCGAAGATGGACAACACCGCGTCCAGCGCCCCGCAGATCGGCCTCGGCAAGGCCGACATGGTCGTCGAGGAGCTCGTCGAGGGCGGCCTGACCCGGCTGGCGGCGTTCTACTACTCGCAGATCCCCGGCACCGTGGGGCCGGTCCGTTCGATGCGCGCCAGCGACGTCGGCATCGTCTCTCCGGTGGACGCCGACGTCGTCACCAGTGGCGCCGCGCCGCGGACGATCGCGCTGATCAAGAACGCGGGCATCCGCTTCTTCGGCGAGGGCACCAAGGGGTTCGCGCGTGACAACAGCCGGCCAGCGCCGTACAACCTCTTCGCGAACCTGAGCGAGGTCGCCTCCACGATCAAGCAGGGCGACAAGCGGCCCGCCGACTACCTGCCCTGGGGCGACGAGAAGGACCTGCCCAAGGGCGTCGCCGCCAAGACCATGGCCGCGCAGTTCTCCGGCGGGCACACCACCGACTGGGTCTACCGCGGAGGCGGCTACATCAACGAGAACACCTACGCCGCGGACGGCGACGAGTTCCCGGCCGACACCGTGCTGGTGCTGCGGGTCCAGGAGGGCGACGCGGGCTACCTCGACCCGGCCGGCAACCACGTCCCCGAGACCAAGCTCGTCGGCAAGGGCGCCGCGATGCTCTTCCACGGCGGCCGGATGGTTCGCGGCACCTGGTCGAAGGACAAGCTGGACAGCCCGCTGCAGCTCTCGACCAAGGGCGGCAAGCTCACCGTCCCGGCCGGGCACACCTGGATCGAGCTGGTCCCCGCGCAGGGCGGGAACGTCACCTTCAAGAAGTGA
- a CDS encoding HIT family protein produces MSTGDCVFCAIAAGEVAAEKVLETPDLVGFLDQRPVFKGHVLLVPREHVVTLPELPARLRDPFLAAGQRLATAMVEGLGAQGSFVAMNNTVSQSVPHLHLHVVPRTKGDGLRGFFWPRHKYADDEERAAYAGRIRAALEKS; encoded by the coding sequence ATGAGCACCGGCGACTGCGTCTTCTGCGCGATCGCGGCCGGTGAGGTGGCCGCCGAGAAGGTGCTCGAGACCCCGGACCTGGTCGGCTTCCTCGACCAGCGACCGGTCTTCAAGGGGCACGTGCTGCTCGTGCCCCGCGAGCACGTCGTCACCCTGCCGGAGCTCCCGGCCCGGCTGCGCGACCCGTTCCTCGCCGCCGGGCAGCGGCTCGCGACGGCGATGGTCGAGGGGCTCGGCGCCCAGGGCTCGTTCGTGGCGATGAACAACACCGTCAGCCAGTCCGTGCCGCACCTGCACCTGCATGTCGTGCCGCGCACGAAGGGCGACGGGCTGCGCGGCTTCTTCTGGCCCCGGCACAAGTACGCCGACGACGAGGAGCGCGCGGCGTACGCCGGTCGGATCCGGGCGGCGCTGGAGAAGTCCTGA
- a CDS encoding universal stress protein, with the protein MSSTETTGPGHGTVIVGYDGSPDAKRALAWGARYAEDMKSPLRVVVATGDMRMRQVTELDQEWERNRLAELTADARTAVAAAPLPPESLELVDAGPAPALIVGADPTSTIVLGSRGHGRVSSALAGSVSQHVAMHAPCTVVVVREPSSPEERRVVVGVDASEGCAPAMRFAFEHAERTGAPLTALHVLQTWAPGPPYASRYVSDRFARQLSEAEPLIDEALAADARAHPSVDLDRQVVAGSVGRVLSDASEQAGLLVVGARGRGAFAAMLLGSVGQAVLHHARCPVVIAR; encoded by the coding sequence GTGTCCAGCACTGAGACGACCGGGCCGGGCCACGGCACGGTGATCGTCGGCTACGACGGGTCGCCGGACGCCAAGCGCGCCCTGGCGTGGGGTGCGAGGTACGCCGAGGACATGAAGTCACCGCTGCGGGTTGTTGTGGCGACCGGCGACATGCGGATGCGCCAGGTCACCGAGCTCGACCAGGAATGGGAGCGCAACCGGCTCGCGGAGCTGACCGCTGACGCGCGGACCGCGGTCGCGGCCGCGCCGCTGCCGCCGGAGAGCCTCGAGCTGGTCGACGCCGGTCCGGCGCCGGCGCTGATCGTCGGCGCCGACCCGACCTCGACGATCGTGCTCGGCAGCCGCGGCCACGGCCGGGTGTCCAGCGCGTTGGCCGGCTCGGTCAGCCAGCACGTCGCCATGCACGCGCCGTGCACGGTCGTGGTGGTGCGCGAGCCGTCGAGCCCCGAGGAGAGGCGGGTGGTGGTCGGGGTCGACGCCTCCGAGGGCTGCGCGCCGGCGATGCGCTTCGCCTTCGAGCACGCCGAGCGCACCGGGGCGCCCCTGACCGCGCTGCACGTGCTGCAGACCTGGGCGCCGGGCCCGCCGTACGCCAGCCGCTACGTCTCGGACCGGTTCGCCCGCCAGCTCTCGGAGGCGGAGCCGCTGATCGACGAGGCCCTCGCCGCCGACGCCCGGGCGCACCCCTCGGTCGACCTCGACCGGCAGGTCGTCGCCGGCTCGGTGGGCCGGGTGCTCAGCGACGCCTCGGAGCAGGCCGGGCTGCTGGTGGTCGGCGCGCGGGGCCGCGGCGCGTTCGCCGCGATGCTGCTCGGCTCGGTCGGGCAGGCGGTGCTGCACCACGCCCGCTGCCCGGTGGTCATCGCGCGTTGA
- a CDS encoding DUF1269 domain-containing protein — protein sequence MAKQEKDTLYVIAAAYDDVDSAVQDYENVKALYREIKTSNDFDASVIAKGEDGKIRIVKKHEQPTRHGAAKGLGWGLAVGVAAAIFPPVGIGIAGAGAGGAAIGAVVGHATGGMSRADLKDLGETLDAGQAGLIVVYETNLADQVAANIKAANRMVSKMADVRADELAEEIRAAQSA from the coding sequence ATGGCCAAGCAGGAGAAGGACACGCTCTACGTGATCGCGGCGGCGTACGACGACGTCGACTCCGCGGTGCAGGACTACGAGAACGTCAAGGCGCTCTACCGCGAGATCAAGACGTCCAACGACTTCGACGCCTCGGTGATCGCCAAGGGCGAGGACGGCAAGATCCGCATCGTCAAGAAGCACGAGCAGCCCACCCGCCACGGCGCCGCCAAGGGCCTCGGCTGGGGCCTGGCCGTCGGGGTCGCGGCGGCGATCTTCCCGCCGGTCGGCATCGGGATCGCCGGTGCGGGCGCGGGTGGCGCCGCGATCGGCGCGGTGGTCGGGCACGCGACGGGCGGCATGTCCCGCGCGGACCTCAAGGACCTCGGGGAGACTTTGGACGCCGGCCAGGCCGGGCTGATCGTGGTCTACGAGACCAACCTCGCCGACCAGGTGGCCGCGAACATCAAGGCCGCCAACCGGATGGTCTCGAAGATGGCCGACGTCCGCGCCGACGAGCTCGCCGAGGAGATCCGGGCCGCCCAGTCCGCCTGA
- a CDS encoding IS110 family transposase produces MGLDVHARSISAAAIDTTTGEFFKERLVPSNEVVIDWLRGLPGPVAVAYEAGPTGFGLVRALDAVGIRCQVAAPSKLNRPAGERVKTDARDAVLLARLLRNDDLTPIRIPTVTEEAARDLVRAREDVRGDLMRARHRVSKLLLRHGHVYYGGAAWTGKHHAWLHRIRFDLAGTQAAYEAELEAVEFALTRRDRLDKAIAAMAADSEFAAVTRRLCCLRGISTLTGFALAVELGDWHRFTGSSIGTYLGLVPSEQSSGGSRRLGAITKTGNSHARRLLIEAAWHHKPRYVVGAVLRSRWEQAPEAARIRAHTGNQRLHDRWTGYARRHKKHTVANTAIARELAGWCWSLATLD; encoded by the coding sequence GTGGGACTGGATGTGCACGCCCGATCAATCTCTGCTGCGGCGATCGACACCACGACCGGAGAGTTCTTCAAGGAGCGGCTGGTCCCGTCCAACGAGGTCGTCATTGACTGGCTGCGGGGACTGCCGGGTCCGGTGGCGGTGGCCTACGAGGCCGGTCCAACTGGTTTCGGATTGGTCCGTGCCCTAGACGCAGTTGGGATCCGCTGCCAGGTCGCGGCGCCCTCGAAGCTGAACCGACCCGCCGGTGAGCGGGTCAAGACCGATGCCCGCGACGCGGTGCTGCTGGCGCGGTTGCTGCGCAACGATGACCTGACCCCGATCCGGATCCCGACCGTGACCGAGGAGGCCGCCCGCGATCTGGTCCGGGCCCGCGAGGATGTCCGTGGCGACCTGATGCGGGCCCGGCACCGGGTCTCGAAGCTGCTCCTGCGACACGGTCACGTCTACTACGGCGGCGCGGCCTGGACCGGCAAACACCACGCCTGGCTGCACCGGATCCGGTTCGACCTGGCCGGCACTCAGGCCGCCTACGAAGCCGAGCTCGAAGCCGTCGAGTTCGCCCTGACTCGCCGCGACCGGCTCGACAAGGCGATCGCCGCGATGGCCGCTGACAGTGAGTTCGCCGCGGTGACCAGACGTCTGTGCTGCCTGCGCGGGATCTCGACCCTGACCGGGTTCGCGCTCGCTGTCGAGCTCGGCGACTGGCACCGGTTCACCGGCTCGAGCATCGGCACCTATCTCGGGCTCGTGCCCTCCGAGCAGTCCTCGGGCGGCTCACGCCGACTTGGTGCGATCACCAAGACCGGCAACAGCCACGCCCGGCGACTCCTGATCGAAGCAGCCTGGCACCACAAGCCCCGCTATGTCGTCGGCGCCGTCCTACGCTCGCGCTGGGAGCAGGCCCCCGAAGCCGCCCGGATCCGCGCCCACACCGGCAACCAACGCCTCCACGACCGGTGGACCGGCTACGCCCGCCGCCACAAGAAGCACACCGTCGCCAACACCGCCATCGCTCGCGAGCTCGCTGGCTGGTGTTGGTCTTTGGCCACCTTGGACTAG
- a CDS encoding APC family permease has translation MAAPADAERRHTTSLKREVGLVGLTWASMGSIIGSGWLFGAQKALIVAGPAAIISWVIGGVVILALALVHAELGGMYPVSGGTARFPHYAFGGFAGASFGWFSWLQAATVAPIEVSAMITYGQHYSFANGWLNPKTGVLTTSGLIVAVLLMAFLTSINFLGIRRLAAANSAATWWKVAIPLLTIFVLALANFHPGNFSAANGFNPDKAHGILAAVSTGGIIFSYLGFEQADQLAGESKNPRRDIPIAIIGSIVLGIIIYTALQIAFLGALPSSAIGSTWSDTSSTAYYTVFTGPFAEIATLVGLGWLAAILYADAIISPAGTGLIYTTGSSRVSYGLSRNGYVPTAFEWTNTRAVPWVGLIAAFLTGCICFLPFPSWQSLVGLITSASVLMYAGAPLSLGVFRRRLPETERPYRLPWAHVLSPFAFIVANLIILWSGWTTDWKLGVAILLGYVILAISRVFHLNDKPPVLNWHAAMWLPPYLLGMGAIVYMSTFGPKGWIPLWWDMAVVAGFSLVIYFWAMQVALSSEQIEAMISEVVLPEEEGVAGVQH, from the coding sequence ATGGCTGCTCCTGCCGACGCCGAGCGGCGTCACACGACGTCCCTGAAGCGCGAGGTCGGCCTCGTCGGCCTCACCTGGGCCTCGATGGGCTCGATCATCGGCTCCGGCTGGCTCTTCGGCGCCCAGAAGGCGCTCATCGTCGCCGGGCCCGCGGCGATCATCTCCTGGGTGATCGGCGGCGTGGTGATCCTGGCCCTCGCCCTGGTCCATGCCGAGCTCGGCGGCATGTACCCCGTCTCCGGCGGCACCGCCCGGTTCCCGCACTACGCCTTCGGCGGCTTCGCCGGAGCGTCGTTCGGGTGGTTCTCCTGGTTGCAGGCGGCCACGGTGGCCCCCATCGAGGTCTCGGCGATGATCACCTACGGCCAGCACTACTCCTTCGCGAACGGCTGGCTGAACCCGAAGACCGGCGTGCTGACGACCAGCGGCCTGATCGTCGCGGTCCTGCTGATGGCGTTCCTGACGTCGATCAACTTCCTCGGGATCCGCAGGCTCGCCGCCGCCAACAGCGCGGCGACGTGGTGGAAGGTGGCGATCCCGCTCCTGACCATCTTCGTGCTGGCGCTGGCCAACTTCCACCCGGGGAACTTCTCCGCGGCCAACGGCTTCAACCCCGACAAGGCCCACGGGATCCTGGCCGCCGTCTCCACCGGCGGCATCATCTTCAGCTACCTCGGGTTCGAGCAGGCCGACCAGCTCGCCGGCGAGAGCAAGAACCCCCGCCGCGACATCCCGATCGCCATCATCGGCTCGATCGTGCTCGGCATCATCATCTACACCGCCCTGCAGATCGCGTTCCTCGGCGCGCTGCCGTCGAGCGCGATCGGCAGCACCTGGTCGGACACCAGCAGCACGGCTTACTACACGGTCTTCACCGGACCGTTCGCCGAGATCGCCACGCTCGTCGGGCTCGGCTGGCTGGCGGCGATCCTCTACGCCGACGCGATCATCTCCCCCGCCGGCACCGGCCTGATCTACACGACCGGCAGCTCCCGGGTCTCCTACGGGCTGAGCCGCAACGGGTACGTCCCGACCGCGTTCGAGTGGACCAACACGCGGGCGGTCCCGTGGGTCGGCCTGATCGCCGCGTTCCTCACCGGCTGCATCTGCTTCCTGCCGTTCCCGAGCTGGCAGTCGCTGGTCGGGCTGATCACCAGCGCGAGCGTGCTGATGTACGCCGGGGCCCCGCTGTCGCTGGGCGTGTTCCGGCGCCGCCTCCCCGAGACCGAGCGGCCCTACCGGCTGCCGTGGGCGCATGTGCTGTCGCCGTTCGCGTTCATCGTGGCCAACCTGATCATCCTGTGGTCGGGCTGGACCACCGACTGGAAGCTGGGCGTGGCGATCCTGCTCGGCTACGTGATCCTGGCGATCAGCCGCGTCTTCCACCTCAACGACAAGCCGCCGGTGCTGAACTGGCACGCGGCGATGTGGCTGCCGCCGTACCTCCTCGGCATGGGCGCCATCGTCTACATGAGCACGTTCGGCCCGAAGGGCTGGATCCCGCTGTGGTGGGACATGGCCGTGGTCGCCGGCTTCAGCCTCGTCATCTACTTCTGGGCGATGCAGGTCGCCCTGTCCAGCGAGCAGATCGAGGCGATGATCAGCGAAGTCGTGCTGCCCGAGGAGGAGGGAGTGGCCGGTGTCCAGCACTGA
- a CDS encoding SDR family NAD(P)-dependent oxidoreductase — MGRYDGRVALVTGAARGIGFGTASRFAEEGASVAVIDLDESAAAEAAGRLPLVEGAKAVGVGCDVSDAGSADAAVARVVEELGGLHVLVNNAGITRDNLLFKMTEEDWDLVMNVHLRGAFLMTRAAQKVFVAQKYGKILNLSSVSALGNRGQANYSAAKMGIQGFTRTLGLELGPFGINANAIAPGFIATEMTDATAARLKMDVEEFRRLNAEANPVKRVGAPEDIAAAAAFLCSDEASYITGQTLYVDGGAKLG, encoded by the coding sequence ATGGGTCGTTACGACGGACGTGTCGCACTGGTCACCGGAGCCGCCCGCGGCATCGGGTTCGGGACCGCCAGCCGGTTCGCCGAGGAGGGTGCCTCGGTCGCCGTCATCGACCTCGACGAGTCCGCCGCGGCCGAGGCCGCCGGGCGGCTGCCGCTGGTCGAGGGTGCGAAGGCCGTCGGCGTCGGCTGTGACGTCAGCGACGCCGGCTCCGCGGACGCCGCCGTGGCGCGCGTGGTCGAGGAGCTCGGCGGCCTGCACGTGCTGGTCAACAACGCCGGCATCACCCGCGACAACCTGCTGTTCAAGATGACCGAGGAGGACTGGGACCTGGTCATGAACGTGCACCTGCGGGGCGCCTTCCTGATGACCCGGGCGGCGCAGAAGGTCTTCGTGGCGCAGAAGTACGGCAAGATCCTCAACCTCTCCAGCGTCTCCGCGCTCGGCAACCGCGGTCAGGCCAACTACTCGGCCGCCAAGATGGGGATCCAGGGCTTCACCCGCACCCTGGGCCTCGAGCTCGGCCCGTTCGGCATCAACGCCAACGCGATCGCCCCCGGCTTCATCGCCACCGAGATGACCGACGCCACCGCCGCCCGGCTGAAGATGGACGTCGAGGAGTTCCGCCGCCTCAACGCCGAGGCGAACCCGGTCAAGCGGGTCGGCGCACCTGAGGACATCGCCGCCGCCGCGGCGTTCCTGTGCAGCGACGAGGCCTCCTACATCACCGGCCAGACGCTCTACGTGGACGGCGGCGCCAAGCTCGGCTGA